In bacterium, a single window of DNA contains:
- a CDS encoding acetylxylan esterase, with the protein MFFDLPLDQLQIYRPERSEPPDFEAFWQETLLQAQRFPLHATFDPVDSGLRLVETYDVTFNGFGGQPIKGWLMLPRERSAALPCVVEYIGYGGGRGLPLDWLLWSNAGYAHFIMDTRGQGSVWRKGDTPDLEPAGSNPHHPGFLTRGILAPHNYYYRRLFTDAVRAVEAAASHPAIDGSRLAVTGGSQGGGIALAVAGLVPGLAAVMPDVPFLCHFRRATEIVDTFPYQEIAKFCQVHRDQSEAVFRTLSYFDGLNFAVRAASPALFSVGLMDEICPPSTVFAAYNHYAGAKQIKVWPYNHHEGGESFQAVEKLRFLAARWR; encoded by the coding sequence ATGTTCTTCGATTTGCCTCTCGATCAGCTTCAAATCTACCGGCCGGAGCGCAGCGAGCCGCCTGACTTCGAGGCTTTCTGGCAGGAAACGCTGCTGCAAGCGCAGCGCTTTCCACTGCACGCCACGTTCGATCCGGTCGACTCCGGCTTGCGTTTGGTTGAAACATACGATGTGACGTTCAACGGATTTGGCGGGCAGCCGATCAAGGGCTGGCTGATGTTGCCGCGCGAACGCAGCGCGGCTTTGCCGTGCGTGGTCGAGTACATCGGCTATGGCGGCGGCCGTGGCTTGCCGCTCGATTGGCTGTTGTGGAGTAATGCCGGCTATGCGCATTTCATCATGGACACGCGCGGCCAGGGCAGCGTCTGGCGCAAAGGCGATACGCCTGATCTCGAACCAGCAGGCTCAAATCCCCACCATCCCGGCTTCCTGACGCGCGGTATACTCGCTCCGCACAACTACTACTATCGCCGCCTTTTCACCGATGCCGTGCGGGCGGTCGAAGCTGCAGCCTCGCATCCCGCGATTGACGGATCACGTCTGGCAGTCACCGGCGGCAGCCAGGGCGGCGGCATCGCGCTGGCGGTGGCGGGACTGGTACCCGGCCTGGCCGCGGTGATGCCGGATGTTCCTTTTCTCTGCCACTTTCGCCGCGCCACCGAAATCGTGGATACTTTTCCCTATCAGGAAATCGCCAAGTTCTGCCAGGTGCATCGCGACCAAAGCGAAGCCGTGTTTCGGACATTGTCTTATTTCGATGGCCTCAATTTCGCGGTGCGGGCAGCCAGCCCGGCGCTTTTTTCCGTGGGATTGATGGATGAGATTTGCCCGCCCTCCACGGTGTTTGCCGCCTACAATCACTATGCGGGCGCGAAGCAGATCAAGGTTTGGCCTTACAACCATCACGAAGGCGGGGAGAGTTTTCAAGCGGTGGAAAAACTCCGCTTTCTTGCGGCGCGGTGGCGCTGA